In a single window of the Streptomyces cinnabarinus genome:
- a CDS encoding pyridoxamine 5'-phosphate oxidase family protein has protein sequence MGVYHEGSLAVQDRLGVRDLAAHVGRSVGEGIKPVAAAFLELQPLLVIGAADPATGGVWAAPLAGEPGFVRATGPRQISVAGGGSPAAPLAAALATGGTPVGTIALDPRTRRRMRLNGHARPTPNGLAIEADRVFANCPKYLQRRQTYEILSDRAPGEPRRSGELTEGQAAFVAAADTFFLASVHAGGADASHRGGNPGFVRVDSPRELSWRDYPGNAMFLSLGNLAADPRAGLLFLDWTSGTALHLTGEARVEFAPERRVRFTLFEAIEIPAAVPLRWSPPEYSPANPEHP, from the coding sequence ATGGGTGTCTACCACGAGGGCTCGCTCGCCGTGCAGGACCGGCTCGGCGTGCGGGACCTCGCCGCCCATGTCGGCCGGTCCGTCGGGGAGGGCATCAAGCCGGTGGCCGCCGCCTTCCTCGAACTCCAGCCGCTGCTGGTGATCGGCGCCGCCGACCCGGCGACGGGCGGGGTGTGGGCGGCGCCGCTGGCGGGGGAGCCGGGGTTCGTGCGGGCCACCGGACCCCGGCAGATCTCCGTCGCGGGAGGGGGCTCCCCGGCCGCCCCTCTCGCGGCGGCGCTCGCCACCGGGGGCACCCCGGTCGGCACCATCGCCCTCGACCCGCGCACCCGGCGCCGGATGCGGCTGAACGGCCACGCCCGGCCCACCCCGAACGGGCTCGCCATCGAGGCGGACCGCGTCTTCGCCAACTGCCCGAAGTACCTCCAGCGCAGACAGACGTACGAGATCCTGTCCGACCGGGCTCCGGGCGAGCCCCGCCGGAGCGGCGAGCTGACCGAGGGACAGGCCGCCTTCGTCGCCGCGGCGGACACCTTCTTCCTGGCCAGCGTCCACGCGGGCGGTGCCGACGCCAGCCATCGCGGCGGCAACCCCGGCTTCGTGCGCGTCGACTCACCGCGCGAACTGAGCTGGCGCGACTACCCGGGCAACGCCATGTTCCTCAGCCTCGGCAACCTCGCCGCCGACCCGCGCGCCGGACTGCTCTTCCTGGACTGGACCTCGGGCACGGCCCTGCACCTCACCGGCGAGGCCCGGGTCGAGTTCGCACCCGAACGCCGAGTCCGGTTCACCCTGTTCGAGGCGATCGAGATTCCGGCCGCCGTACCCCTGCGCTGGTCCCCGCCGGAGTACTCGCCCGCGAACCCGGAGCACCCCTGA
- a CDS encoding TIGR03767 family metallophosphoesterase, which translates to MSRIRSVASSALGVHRRTVLAAAGAVSLSAGVGYALRPTDSQAATTTTGTPAAAASGEAPVASSRRAPFLPLRPYTRGTTLAGVSAPRGTSGFRRLGDGPGWRRTVRGELAAPKSGRADRRTTLAAFVQLTDLHIIDAQHPMRLEYLRSTDVHAWRPHEALTVHGAVSLIERVNALRGAPVTGAPLQFAMTTGDNTDNNARTELEWFLTVMSGGRITPDSGDPRHYEGVLNSGLKQYWQPDSAVRDHDKQLGFPYLEGFLAAAVRELNSPGLTIPWYSTVGNHDSLPLGCYASHGDTYLTDYAVGGKKLMSLPAAEAKKLQDALKKAKDPQGALLREVLKAHARDMRSVTADERRAPYTPTEYLKAHLDPAHRGVGPVGHGYSSANLDAGTQYYSFRIADDVIGISMDTTDAGGHYEGSIGSAQLRWLDKTLRDNKDSYAIVFSHHTSETMDNTRPDPARPTERRHNGQEVLALLGSHPNVLAWVNGHIHRNAITPHSAPDGRSFWEISTASHVDYPQLARVIELVDNKDGTISLFTTCVEAAAPHRTDFTDLSQTGLAALYRELSFNAPGARTDLAGSLADRNTELVLKKG; encoded by the coding sequence ATGTCGCGCATACGCTCTGTCGCCAGCTCCGCGCTGGGCGTCCACCGCCGTACCGTCCTCGCCGCCGCCGGTGCGGTGTCCCTCTCCGCCGGTGTCGGCTACGCCCTGCGGCCCACCGACAGCCAGGCCGCCACCACGACCACCGGCACCCCGGCGGCCGCCGCCTCCGGGGAGGCGCCCGTCGCCTCTTCGCGCCGGGCGCCCTTCCTGCCGCTGCGCCCCTACACCCGCGGCACCACCCTCGCGGGCGTCTCCGCGCCCCGGGGCACCTCCGGCTTCCGCCGGCTCGGCGACGGGCCCGGCTGGCGCCGCACGGTGCGCGGCGAGCTGGCCGCGCCCAAGTCGGGCCGCGCGGACCGCCGTACGACGCTCGCCGCGTTCGTCCAGCTCACCGACCTGCACATCATCGACGCCCAGCACCCGATGCGCCTGGAGTACCTGCGCTCCACCGACGTGCACGCCTGGCGCCCGCACGAGGCGCTCACCGTGCACGGCGCCGTCTCGCTGATCGAGCGGGTCAACGCGCTGCGGGGCGCCCCCGTCACCGGCGCCCCGCTCCAGTTCGCCATGACCACCGGCGACAACACCGACAACAACGCCCGCACCGAGCTGGAGTGGTTCCTCACCGTCATGAGCGGCGGCCGGATCACCCCCGACTCCGGTGACCCGCGGCACTACGAGGGCGTCCTCAACAGCGGTCTGAAGCAGTACTGGCAGCCCGACTCGGCCGTCCGCGACCACGACAAGCAGCTCGGCTTCCCCTACCTGGAGGGCTTCCTCGCGGCGGCCGTGCGGGAGCTGAACAGCCCCGGCCTGACCATCCCCTGGTACTCCACCGTCGGCAACCACGACTCCCTGCCGCTCGGCTGCTACGCCTCGCACGGCGACACCTACCTCACCGACTACGCCGTGGGCGGCAAGAAGCTGATGAGCCTGCCCGCGGCCGAGGCCAAGAAGCTCCAGGACGCCCTGAAGAAGGCCAAGGACCCCCAGGGCGCCCTGCTCCGCGAGGTGCTCAAGGCCCACGCCCGCGACATGCGCTCGGTCACCGCCGACGAGCGGCGTGCCCCGTACACCCCGACCGAGTACCTCAAGGCCCACCTCGACCCGGCCCACCGGGGCGTCGGCCCGGTCGGACACGGCTACTCCTCGGCGAACCTCGACGCGGGCACCCAGTACTACAGCTTCCGCATCGCCGACGACGTCATCGGCATCAGCATGGACACCACCGACGCGGGCGGCCACTACGAAGGGTCCATCGGCAGCGCCCAGTTGCGCTGGCTGGACAAGACGCTGCGGGACAACAAGGACTCGTACGCCATCGTCTTCAGCCACCACACCAGCGAGACGATGGACAACACGCGCCCCGACCCGGCCCGGCCGACCGAGCGACGCCACAACGGCCAGGAGGTCCTCGCCCTCCTCGGCAGCCACCCCAACGTCCTGGCCTGGGTGAACGGCCACATCCACCGCAACGCCATCACCCCGCACTCGGCGCCCGACGGCCGCTCCTTCTGGGAGATCTCCACCGCCTCGCACGTCGACTACCCCCAGCTCGCCCGGGTCATCGAGCTGGTGGACAACAAGGACGGCACGATCTCCCTGTTCACCACCTGCGTGGAGGCCGCCGCCCCGCACCGCACCGACTTCACCGACCTCTCCCAGACCGGCCTCGCCGCCCTCTACCGCGAGCTGTCCTTCAACGCCCCCGGCGCCCGGACCGACCTCGCCGGATCCCTCGCGGACCGCAACACCGAACTGGTGCTGAAGAAGGGCTGA